The Mycolicibacterium smegmatis genome has a window encoding:
- a CDS encoding RDD family protein: MTDYQPQPGQYGQPAGYPPHGGAAAPGGLGRRFFARFIDGIFVGIVSYLLAFFTDSLSSIWVTGLFTGLLTFIYFVAFEVSQGWTPGKKILGLSVRGAATPKPTAKESAIRNSWTLLPIVPFVGGLLGVIAIIIIAVTIAGSSTKQGKHDELAGGTQVLHG, from the coding sequence ATGACTGATTATCAGCCGCAACCGGGACAGTACGGGCAACCCGCCGGCTATCCGCCGCACGGCGGCGCAGCGGCGCCGGGTGGTTTGGGACGACGCTTCTTTGCGCGCTTCATCGACGGGATCTTCGTCGGCATCGTCTCTTATCTGCTCGCGTTCTTCACCGATTCGCTGTCGAGCATCTGGGTGACCGGTCTGTTCACCGGTCTGCTGACGTTCATCTACTTCGTCGCGTTCGAGGTGTCACAGGGATGGACGCCGGGCAAGAAGATCCTTGGCCTGTCGGTGCGCGGCGCGGCAACGCCCAAACCGACCGCGAAGGAATCAGCGATCCGCAACTCGTGGACGCTGCTGCCGATCGTGCCGTTCGTCGGTGGTCTGCTGGGCGTGATCGCGATCATCATCATCGCGGTCACCATCGCGGGCAGCTCCACCAAGCAGGGTAAGCACGACGAACTCGCAGGTGGCACGCAGGTGCTGCACGGCTGA
- a CDS encoding DoxX family protein → MLSATFIARGVDALRNPKPAADAARPTLGMMSSLPDPVGSKVPSDAETVAKINGAVQVVGGLLLASGKMPRLTAAALALSVVPGSLGSHSFWKESDPQRSAQERREFLTDLSLIGGLIIAAADTEGKPSLAWRGRRAAHKVTASVAAALPAGAAASESIADSAVAEKLGHGLSVGAERGRELAEIARERAAELAHAAREHAPELAEAARERSAHLAERGAVLADVARERGLEFADVAQKRGLEFADVARGRGAELAETAREAAPELAETARAHGNVLANRTRKQLKQARRR, encoded by the coding sequence ATGTTGTCGGCGACCTTCATCGCCCGCGGAGTGGACGCCCTGCGGAACCCCAAACCGGCCGCCGACGCGGCCCGACCCACGTTGGGCATGATGAGTTCACTGCCCGATCCCGTCGGATCCAAGGTGCCGTCCGACGCCGAGACCGTCGCCAAGATCAACGGCGCGGTCCAGGTCGTCGGCGGCCTGTTGTTGGCGTCCGGCAAGATGCCGCGCCTGACCGCGGCCGCACTGGCGCTCAGCGTCGTCCCGGGCAGCCTTGGCTCCCACAGCTTCTGGAAGGAGTCCGATCCCCAGCGGTCCGCACAGGAGCGCCGCGAGTTCCTCACCGATCTGAGCCTCATCGGCGGCCTGATCATCGCCGCCGCGGACACCGAGGGCAAGCCGTCGCTGGCCTGGCGTGGTCGCCGCGCGGCACACAAGGTGACCGCATCGGTGGCGGCCGCATTGCCTGCCGGCGCCGCAGCGAGCGAGTCGATCGCCGACAGCGCAGTGGCCGAAAAGCTCGGACACGGCCTGTCCGTGGGCGCCGAGCGTGGACGCGAACTCGCCGAGATCGCCCGCGAGCGTGCTGCGGAACTGGCTCACGCGGCCCGAGAACACGCCCCCGAACTCGCCGAGGCCGCCCGTGAACGCAGCGCGCACCTTGCCGAGCGGGGCGCGGTGCTCGCCGACGTGGCGCGGGAGCGCGGCCTGGAGTTTGCCGACGTGGCACAGAAACGCGGACTGGAGTTTGCCGACGTGGCACGAGGGCGCGGCGCAGAACTGGCCGAGACCGCGCGTGAGGCCGCCCCGGAACTCGCCGAAACCGCACGTGCGCACGGCAATGTCCTGGCGAATCGCACGCGAAAGCAACTCAAGCAGGCGCGTCGCCGGTAG
- a CDS encoding acyl-CoA dehydrogenase family protein: MSLHTAVSLPGSAPHPDVITDLLGRISADHRRRLDDGGHEPPSLGVELVKAHRVGAAPLDRDLGGWGLSTEEFFDLVMALGEADPDLAHILRVHFSVVEELQRAPRRPNAERWIAVVADGGLIGGVTSEQSTNQVGGQTYDTRLIRTDDGRLILRGRKYYSTGAQYSDHLRVSAQGDDGAPVGAIIPADRVGVVHTDDWDGIGQRHTGSGTTVLDDVVVHDDELFPLGTKVGVDRPRGALLQLYLHAIAAGILRSLRTDAVALVRGRQRSYTFATEASPTADPQLLQVVGEIDAVAYAASAVVRSAARELGVALQAARAGGFDHELEHRASVAAARVKVAIEEPALRAAGRIFDVGGASAIRASANLDRHWRNLRTLFSHNPTVYKARVLGDVAVNHAPLPDSSFF, translated from the coding sequence ATGTCCCTGCACACCGCGGTGAGCCTGCCAGGCAGCGCACCGCACCCCGATGTGATCACGGACCTGCTCGGGCGGATCAGCGCCGATCACCGCCGCCGCCTCGACGACGGCGGGCACGAGCCCCCGTCGCTCGGCGTGGAGCTGGTCAAGGCACACCGCGTGGGCGCGGCGCCCCTGGACCGCGACCTCGGCGGTTGGGGTTTGTCGACCGAGGAGTTCTTCGACCTGGTCATGGCGCTGGGCGAGGCCGACCCGGATCTTGCGCACATCCTGCGCGTGCATTTCTCGGTGGTCGAGGAACTGCAGCGGGCACCTCGCAGGCCCAACGCCGAGCGCTGGATCGCCGTGGTCGCCGACGGTGGGCTCATCGGTGGCGTCACCTCCGAGCAGAGCACCAACCAGGTGGGCGGCCAGACCTACGACACGCGCCTGATCCGCACCGACGACGGACGACTGATCCTGCGCGGGCGCAAGTACTACAGCACGGGCGCACAGTATTCCGACCACCTGCGGGTCAGCGCCCAGGGTGACGACGGTGCGCCCGTCGGCGCGATCATCCCCGCCGACCGTGTGGGCGTGGTCCACACCGACGACTGGGACGGTATCGGCCAGCGCCACACCGGCAGCGGAACCACTGTGCTCGACGACGTCGTCGTCCACGACGACGAACTGTTCCCGCTGGGCACCAAGGTGGGTGTCGACCGACCCCGCGGCGCGCTCCTACAGCTGTATCTGCACGCGATCGCCGCGGGCATCCTGCGCAGCCTGCGCACGGACGCCGTCGCGCTGGTGCGCGGCAGGCAGCGCAGCTACACCTTCGCCACCGAGGCCTCGCCGACCGCCGATCCGCAGCTGCTGCAGGTGGTCGGCGAGATCGATGCGGTGGCGTACGCAGCGTCGGCCGTGGTGCGCAGCGCTGCACGCGAACTCGGGGTCGCGCTGCAGGCAGCGAGGGCCGGCGGTTTCGACCACGAGCTCGAACATCGGGCCTCGGTCGCGGCCGCGCGGGTCAAGGTCGCGATCGAGGAACCCGCGCTGCGTGCCGCGGGCCGCATCTTCGACGTGGGCGGGGCGTCGGCCATCCGGGCGTCGGCGAACCTGGACCGGCACTGGCGCAACCTGCGCACACTGTTCTCGCACAACCCGACCGTCTACAAGGCACGCGTCCTCGGGGACGTCGCCGTCAACCACGCACCCCTCCCGGACAGCAGCTTCTTCTGA
- a CDS encoding LysR family transcriptional regulator translates to MDTRRLRLLLALSRLGSMRAVADAFSLTTSTVSQQLAALAKETDTQLIEPDGRRVRLTPAGRRLADHAVTILAAVDAARLDLDPDAEPAGTLRVGGFATGLRVSLLPILRELGRTHPSVEVEISEYEPLEAFELLVDDDLDLALTYEYDLAPASPDPVLEAFPLWSTPWGLGVPSSEVTAGTATADIRNYADRWWIVNSRNTADEDAVRTLASLAGFRPRIAHQIDSLDLLEDLILEGFGVGLLPITRAVRDGVTVMPMSDPKVVLTAFAVVRRGRSTWPPLRLVLDRLRPPDGRPVPLMSWPRPTVHGSG, encoded by the coding sequence GTGGACACCCGCCGCCTGCGCCTGTTGCTGGCCCTGTCGCGGCTGGGTTCGATGCGTGCGGTCGCCGATGCGTTCTCGTTGACCACCTCGACGGTGTCGCAGCAGCTCGCGGCGCTCGCCAAGGAGACCGACACACAGCTCATCGAGCCCGACGGACGCCGCGTCCGTCTCACGCCCGCAGGCCGGCGGCTCGCCGACCACGCGGTGACCATCCTGGCCGCGGTCGACGCGGCGAGGCTCGACCTGGATCCCGACGCCGAACCCGCGGGGACGCTGCGCGTGGGCGGTTTCGCGACGGGTCTGCGGGTGTCGCTGCTGCCGATCCTGCGCGAGCTCGGCCGGACGCATCCCAGCGTCGAGGTCGAGATCAGTGAGTACGAGCCCTTGGAGGCGTTCGAACTGCTGGTCGACGACGACCTCGACCTCGCGCTCACCTATGAGTACGACCTCGCGCCCGCGTCACCGGACCCGGTGCTCGAGGCGTTCCCGCTGTGGTCGACGCCGTGGGGGCTGGGCGTCCCGAGCAGCGAGGTCACCGCCGGCACCGCGACGGCCGACATCAGGAACTACGCCGACCGGTGGTGGATCGTCAACTCCCGCAACACGGCCGACGAGGACGCGGTGCGCACGCTGGCCTCGCTCGCGGGCTTCCGCCCGCGCATCGCGCATCAGATCGACAGCCTCGACCTGCTGGAGGACCTGATCCTCGAGGGCTTCGGGGTGGGTCTGTTGCCCATCACGCGGGCGGTCCGCGACGGTGTCACGGTCATGCCGATGTCGGATCCGAAGGTGGTTCTGACGGCGTTCGCCGTCGTCCGCCGCGGGCGGTCCACGTGGCCACCGCTGCGGCTGGTTCTGGACCGTCTGCGCCCGCCCGACGGGCGCCCGGTGCCGTTGATGTCGTGGCCGCGGCCCACGGTGCACGGGTCCGGGTGA
- a CDS encoding acyl-CoA thioesterase domain-containing protein: MTEVVAHFTQSDADRFQPTRFAQSHWGEDHLNGPALVGLAAHALENAFGLPEFLPSRLTVDLFRAARGVETTTKVALVRDGRRVRNSECELIQNGVTVARATLVQYRRSEAPRGDEWRPAPEFEPPADVDTPADRTTYMGSDEGGWSRAIADHQNASRKRFINRTITVVEGQVNSPFVRTAMAAEGTSLVTNLGTHGVGYINGDLTVALSRLPRDEWIGVQADSHWTSDGIAVGSATLFDRVGAFGTGLVTAVSNPAAQIDFANDPFPDRTAPR; this comes from the coding sequence ATGACCGAGGTTGTCGCCCATTTCACGCAGTCCGACGCCGACAGATTCCAACCGACGCGGTTTGCGCAGAGCCATTGGGGCGAAGACCACCTCAACGGTCCGGCACTGGTCGGCCTTGCCGCGCACGCCCTGGAGAACGCCTTCGGCCTGCCCGAGTTCCTGCCCTCCCGGTTGACCGTTGACCTGTTCCGGGCGGCGCGCGGTGTCGAGACCACGACCAAGGTCGCGCTGGTGCGCGACGGCCGCCGGGTGCGCAACTCCGAGTGCGAACTGATCCAGAACGGCGTGACCGTTGCCAGGGCCACGCTGGTGCAGTACCGCCGCTCTGAGGCGCCGCGCGGTGACGAATGGCGGCCGGCGCCGGAGTTCGAACCCCCTGCCGATGTCGACACCCCGGCCGACCGCACGACGTACATGGGCAGTGACGAGGGTGGCTGGAGCCGGGCGATCGCCGATCACCAGAACGCGTCGCGCAAGCGTTTCATCAACCGCACCATCACGGTCGTGGAGGGACAGGTGAACTCGCCGTTCGTCCGCACCGCGATGGCGGCCGAGGGCACGAGCCTGGTGACCAATCTCGGTACCCACGGCGTGGGGTACATCAACGGTGATCTGACCGTGGCCCTGTCTCGGCTGCCGCGCGACGAATGGATCGGCGTGCAGGCCGATTCCCACTGGACCTCCGACGGGATCGCGGTGGGCTCGGCGACGCTGTTCGACAGGGTGGGTGCGTTCGGCACGGGTCTGGTCACCGCGGTCAGCAATCCGGCCGCCCAGATCGACTTCGCCAACGATCCCTTTCCCGACCGCACCGCACCACGCTGA
- a CDS encoding FGGY-family carbohydrate kinase, translating to MDLLLGIDMGTGSTKGVLVDASGSVIATETVSHSMDLPRPGWAEVDAEKLWWAEVCQIASKLMAQMPSGGVLAGMCVSGVGPCLVLCDDDLRPLRPAILYGIDTRASEEIEALTAEFGAEAILDRAGTVLSSQAVGPKLEWVRRHEPEVFERATGWYGSNSYIAAKLTGEYVMDHHTASQCDPLYATRRFEWNKPWAQRICGHLPLPRLVWPADVVGTVTPEAAAATGVPAGTPVSAGTVDAYSEAFSVGVRRPGDQMLMYGSTMFLVQVIDAYHSDPVLWTTAGIEHDTLALAAGTSTAGSLINWLQSVTGGASFDELMAEAADVPPGSEGLLVLPYLAGERTPVFDPQARGVVAGLTLRHGRGHLFRAAYEGISFGIRQILERFDDAHTASRTVAVGGGLRSPIWAQTVSDVTGRPQLVPEQAIGASYGDALLAAIGVGLVPADTDWAKIAAEIKPDPRNHALYEDLYATWQELYPATRDQVHRLAGQPIV from the coding sequence GTGGACTTGCTGCTCGGAATCGACATGGGCACCGGTAGCACCAAGGGCGTACTCGTCGACGCGTCGGGGTCGGTGATCGCCACCGAGACCGTTTCGCACTCCATGGACCTCCCGCGCCCCGGCTGGGCCGAGGTCGACGCCGAGAAGCTGTGGTGGGCCGAGGTGTGCCAGATCGCCTCGAAGTTGATGGCGCAGATGCCCAGCGGCGGCGTGCTCGCCGGGATGTGCGTCAGCGGGGTCGGCCCGTGCCTCGTGCTGTGCGACGACGACCTGCGCCCGCTGCGGCCCGCCATCCTGTACGGCATCGACACGCGCGCGTCCGAGGAGATCGAGGCCCTCACCGCCGAGTTCGGCGCCGAGGCGATCCTGGACCGCGCAGGCACGGTGCTGTCCAGCCAGGCCGTGGGCCCGAAACTGGAGTGGGTGCGCCGTCACGAGCCCGAGGTGTTCGAACGCGCCACCGGGTGGTACGGCTCCAATTCCTATATCGCCGCCAAGCTCACCGGCGAGTACGTGATGGACCACCACACCGCCAGCCAGTGCGATCCGCTGTACGCGACCCGCCGGTTCGAGTGGAACAAGCCTTGGGCACAACGGATTTGCGGGCACCTGCCACTGCCCAGGCTGGTCTGGCCCGCCGATGTGGTGGGCACCGTGACACCGGAGGCCGCCGCAGCCACAGGTGTCCCCGCGGGCACCCCGGTGTCGGCGGGCACCGTCGACGCGTACTCCGAGGCGTTCTCGGTCGGTGTGCGACGGCCGGGCGATCAGATGCTCATGTACGGCTCGACCATGTTCCTCGTGCAGGTCATCGACGCCTACCACAGCGATCCGGTGCTGTGGACCACCGCGGGCATCGAGCACGACACGCTGGCGCTCGCGGCGGGCACCTCGACGGCGGGCAGCCTGATCAACTGGCTGCAGTCGGTGACCGGCGGCGCCTCGTTCGACGAACTCATGGCCGAGGCCGCCGATGTGCCGCCGGGCAGCGAAGGGCTGCTGGTGCTGCCGTACCTGGCGGGGGAGCGCACCCCGGTGTTCGACCCGCAGGCCCGGGGCGTGGTGGCCGGGCTGACGCTGCGACACGGCCGCGGTCATCTGTTCCGCGCTGCGTACGAAGGGATCTCGTTCGGCATCCGCCAGATCCTGGAACGGTTCGACGACGCGCACACCGCGAGCCGGACGGTCGCCGTCGGCGGCGGGTTGCGCAGCCCGATCTGGGCGCAGACCGTCAGCGACGTGACCGGACGCCCCCAGCTGGTGCCGGAACAGGCGATCGGTGCGAGTTACGGTGACGCGCTGCTCGCGGCGATCGGGGTCGGGCTGGTGCCTGCCGACACGGACTGGGCGAAGATCGCCGCCGAGATCAAGCCGGATCCGCGCAACCACGCCCTCTACGAGGATCTGTACGCGACGTGGCAGGAGCTCTACCCGGCCACCCGCGATCAGGTGCACCGGCTGGCCGGTCAGCCCATCGTGTAG
- a CDS encoding SDR family NAD(P)-dependent oxidoreductase has protein sequence MTTTDDRYAGVLRLDGKRALITGATKGIGADIARAFAAAGARLVLSGRDVSELDAARRALGEQFGTDVHTVAIDLAEPDAPAELARRAAEAFGGLDVLVNNAGISHPQPVVDTDPQLFDATIAVNLRAPALLASAVGKAMVAAGEGGAIITVASAAALAPLPDHYAYCTSKAGLVMATKVLARELGPHGIRANSVCPTVVLTEMGQRVWGDEAKSAPMIARIPLGRFAVPHEVSDAVVWLASDAASMINGVDIPVDGGYTMG, from the coding sequence GTGACCACCACCGACGACCGCTACGCCGGCGTTCTGCGCCTCGACGGCAAACGCGCCCTGATCACCGGTGCCACCAAGGGCATCGGCGCCGACATCGCCCGCGCGTTCGCCGCTGCGGGCGCACGGCTTGTGCTCAGCGGCCGCGACGTGAGCGAACTCGACGCCGCCCGAAGGGCTCTCGGCGAACAGTTCGGCACCGACGTGCACACCGTCGCGATCGATCTCGCCGAACCCGACGCACCCGCCGAGTTGGCCCGGCGCGCCGCCGAGGCGTTCGGTGGTCTGGACGTGCTGGTGAACAACGCCGGGATCTCGCATCCACAGCCCGTCGTCGACACCGATCCCCAGCTGTTCGACGCCACCATCGCGGTCAACCTGCGCGCCCCGGCACTGCTGGCCTCGGCGGTGGGCAAAGCCATGGTGGCGGCAGGCGAGGGCGGGGCGATCATCACGGTGGCCTCGGCCGCCGCGCTGGCACCTCTGCCCGACCACTACGCGTACTGCACGTCCAAGGCCGGCCTGGTGATGGCGACCAAGGTGCTTGCCCGCGAGCTCGGTCCCCACGGCATCCGCGCCAACTCGGTGTGCCCGACGGTGGTGCTGACCGAGATGGGTCAGCGGGTGTGGGGCGACGAGGCCAAGTCGGCGCCGATGATCGCACGGATCCCGTTGGGCCGCTTCGCGGTTCCTCATGAGGTTTCCGACGCGGTGGTGTGGCTCGCCTCCGACGCGGCCAGCATGATCAACGGCGTCGACATCCCCGTCGACGGCGGCTACACGATGGGCTGA
- a CDS encoding sugar-binding transcriptional regulator: MPRSAQPSPPTNADGPTSDAESGHFPASLLYTAAKLYYTEDATQAEVAAQLGTSRATVSRILAEAKRRGIVRIEVVPPDQLGSGDIADQLTRALSLNTVFLSHPLPNPGPGRTAVDVMGAALAPAVARALAAAGLLPGDVLLVSSGRTVYEVAQYELVDLPGVQVAPTVGGNDQPEEWYQTNEITRLVSNRINGRPNYLFAPALPGPDLYPSLINDPSIQRVLHLWPKARCALMGVGAPPLLRSDIPRFVPTGSSSLRSAVGDVCSRFFDRDGDPVGFDGSDRLIAVELEALRHIPVTIAVAIGKDKVESIVAGARGGYFNQLVTDPATAAAILEHTESQ, from the coding sequence GTGCCCCGGTCCGCCCAGCCATCGCCACCGACAAACGCCGACGGCCCGACCTCCGACGCCGAATCCGGCCATTTCCCCGCCTCGCTGCTGTACACCGCCGCAAAGCTCTACTACACCGAGGACGCGACCCAGGCCGAGGTCGCCGCGCAGCTCGGCACCAGCCGCGCGACCGTGAGCCGGATTCTGGCGGAAGCGAAGCGGCGCGGCATCGTGCGCATCGAGGTGGTCCCGCCCGATCAGCTGGGCTCCGGTGACATCGCCGACCAGCTAACCCGCGCCCTGTCACTCAACACGGTGTTCCTCAGCCACCCGCTGCCGAATCCGGGTCCGGGCCGTACCGCCGTCGACGTCATGGGCGCCGCCCTCGCGCCCGCCGTCGCGCGGGCACTGGCCGCCGCGGGTCTGCTGCCCGGCGACGTCCTGCTGGTGTCCTCGGGCCGCACCGTCTACGAGGTCGCGCAATACGAACTCGTCGACCTGCCCGGTGTACAGGTCGCGCCCACGGTCGGCGGCAACGACCAACCCGAGGAGTGGTACCAGACCAACGAGATCACGCGCCTGGTCTCCAACCGGATCAACGGCAGGCCCAATTACCTGTTCGCACCGGCACTTCCGGGCCCGGACCTGTACCCGTCGCTGATCAACGACCCGAGCATCCAGCGCGTGCTGCATCTGTGGCCCAAGGCCCGCTGCGCCCTGATGGGCGTCGGCGCACCGCCGCTGCTGCGCTCCGACATCCCCAGGTTCGTCCCGACCGGGTCGAGTTCGCTGCGGTCGGCGGTGGGCGACGTGTGCTCCCGCTTCTTCGACCGCGACGGCGACCCCGTCGGGTTCGACGGCAGCGACCGCCTGATCGCGGTGGAACTCGAAGCGCTGCGCCATATCCCGGTGACCATCGCGGTCGCGATCGGCAAGGACAAGGTCGAGTCGATCGTGGCGGGTGCGCGCGGCGGATATTTCAACCAGCTCGTGACCGACCCGGCCACCGCGGCCGCCATCCTCGAACACACGGAGTCTCAGTGA
- the eltD gene encoding erythritol/L-threitol dehyrogenase, whose amino-acid sequence MSNQVPEKMQAVVCHGPHDYRLEEVAVPQRKPGEALIRVEAVGICASDLKCYHGAAKFWGDENRPAWAETMVIPGHEFVGRVVELDDEAAQRWGIAVGDRVVSEQIVPCWECLFCKRGQYHMCQPHDLYGFKRRTPGAMASYMVYPAEALVHKVSPDIPAQHAAFAEPLSCSLHAVERAQITFEDTVVVAGCGPIGLGMIAGAKAKSPMRVIALDMAPDKLKLAEKCGADLTINIAEQDAEKIIKDLTGGYGADVYIEGTGHTSAVPQGLNLLRKLGRYVEYGVFGSDVTVDWSIISDDKELDVLGAHLGPYCWPAAIKMIESGALPMDEICTHQFPLTEFQKGLDLVASGKESVKVSLIPA is encoded by the coding sequence ATGTCCAATCAAGTCCCCGAAAAGATGCAGGCAGTGGTGTGTCACGGCCCCCACGACTACCGGCTCGAAGAGGTCGCGGTACCGCAGCGTAAACCCGGCGAGGCGCTGATCCGGGTCGAGGCCGTGGGCATCTGTGCAAGCGATCTCAAGTGCTACCACGGGGCCGCCAAGTTCTGGGGTGACGAGAACCGGCCCGCGTGGGCCGAGACCATGGTGATCCCCGGCCACGAGTTCGTCGGACGGGTCGTCGAACTCGACGACGAGGCCGCGCAGCGGTGGGGTATCGCGGTCGGTGACCGCGTGGTGTCCGAGCAGATCGTGCCCTGCTGGGAGTGCCTGTTCTGCAAGCGCGGCCAGTACCACATGTGCCAGCCGCACGATCTCTACGGCTTCAAGCGGCGCACGCCCGGCGCGATGGCCAGCTACATGGTCTATCCGGCAGAGGCCTTGGTGCACAAGGTTTCCCCGGACATCCCGGCCCAGCACGCCGCCTTCGCCGAGCCGCTGTCGTGCTCGCTGCACGCCGTGGAACGCGCCCAGATCACCTTCGAGGACACCGTCGTGGTGGCCGGCTGCGGGCCGATCGGCCTCGGCATGATCGCGGGCGCCAAGGCCAAGAGCCCTATGCGCGTCATCGCCCTCGACATGGCACCCGACAAGCTCAAGCTCGCCGAGAAGTGCGGGGCCGACCTCACGATCAACATCGCCGAGCAGGACGCCGAGAAGATCATCAAGGACCTCACCGGCGGCTACGGCGCCGACGTGTACATCGAGGGCACGGGCCACACCTCGGCCGTGCCGCAGGGTCTCAACCTGCTGCGCAAGCTCGGCCGCTACGTCGAGTACGGCGTCTTCGGCAGTGACGTCACGGTCGACTGGAGCATCATCAGCGACGACAAGGAGCTCGACGTCCTCGGTGCCCACCTCGGCCCGTACTGCTGGCCCGCGGCCATCAAGATGATCGAGTCCGGTGCGCTGCCGATGGACGAGATCTGCACACATCAGTTCCCGCTCACCGAATTCCAGAAGGGCCTCGACCTCGTGGCCAGCGGAAAGGAATCGGTCAAGGTCTCCCTGATCCCGGCATAG
- a CDS encoding extracellular solute-binding protein → MLAAMGLAGAAAVSLPVLSACGVGGRTNAPNGASEVTGGFDWKKASGSTINILQTPHPYQQSYQPLLKEFTELTGINVNVDLVPEADYFTKLNTELAGGTGKHDAFMLGAYFIWQYGPPGWIEDLNPWLQNSSATNAEYDFEDIFEGLRTSTRWDFELGNPLGTGGQWAIPWGFENNVVAYNKAYFDQRGITKLPDNFDDFIQLAIDLTDRSENRYGIATRGSKSWATIHPGFMTQYVREGAVDYTFDGTDLVAEMDSDKAVEFTRKWIEMQHKAGPTSWTTYDYPNATGDLGDGTAMMVYDADSATYPKNKPGASAQAGNLGWYPGPAGPDGNYKTNLWTWTWAMNANSRNKLPAWLFIQWATGKESMNKAVEGGIYADPVRQSVFDTTFKRIAADQHGYLETFETVIGSSKIQFTPQKKFFDTTKDWAVALQDIYGGDDAASRLRSLAKTNTSKVNL, encoded by the coding sequence ATGCTGGCGGCCATGGGCCTGGCCGGCGCGGCGGCCGTGAGCCTGCCGGTCCTGTCGGCCTGCGGCGTCGGTGGCCGTACCAACGCCCCCAACGGGGCGTCGGAGGTCACCGGCGGCTTCGACTGGAAGAAGGCATCCGGGTCGACCATCAACATCCTGCAGACCCCGCACCCCTACCAGCAGTCGTATCAGCCGCTGCTCAAGGAGTTCACCGAGCTGACCGGGATCAACGTCAACGTCGACCTGGTCCCCGAGGCGGACTACTTCACCAAGCTCAACACCGAGCTGGCGGGCGGCACCGGTAAGCACGACGCATTCATGCTGGGCGCCTACTTCATCTGGCAGTACGGCCCGCCCGGGTGGATCGAGGACCTCAACCCGTGGCTGCAGAACAGCTCCGCGACCAACGCCGAGTACGACTTCGAGGACATCTTCGAAGGTCTGCGCACCTCCACCCGGTGGGACTTCGAACTCGGCAACCCGCTGGGTACCGGTGGGCAGTGGGCGATCCCGTGGGGATTCGAGAACAACGTCGTCGCCTACAACAAGGCGTACTTCGACCAGCGCGGGATCACGAAGCTGCCGGACAACTTCGACGACTTCATCCAGCTGGCCATCGATCTCACCGACCGGTCGGAGAACCGGTACGGCATCGCGACGCGCGGATCGAAGTCGTGGGCGACCATCCACCCCGGATTCATGACGCAGTACGTCCGTGAAGGCGCTGTCGACTACACCTTCGACGGCACCGACCTGGTGGCCGAGATGGACAGCGACAAGGCCGTCGAGTTCACGCGCAAGTGGATCGAGATGCAGCACAAGGCCGGCCCGACGTCGTGGACCACGTACGACTACCCGAACGCCACGGGCGATCTCGGCGACGGCACGGCGATGATGGTCTACGACGCCGACAGCGCCACCTACCCCAAGAACAAGCCCGGCGCCAGCGCGCAGGCGGGCAACCTCGGGTGGTACCCGGGACCGGCCGGTCCCGACGGCAACTACAAGACCAACCTGTGGACGTGGACGTGGGCGATGAACGCCAACTCCCGCAACAAGTTGCCCGCCTGGTTGTTCATCCAGTGGGCCACCGGCAAGGAATCGATGAACAAGGCCGTCGAGGGCGGAATCTACGCAGATCCCGTGCGGCAGTCGGTGTTCGACACCACGTTCAAGCGGATCGCCGCCGACCAGCACGGTTACCTCGAGACGTTCGAGACCGTGATCGGGTCGTCCAAGATCCAGTTCACGCCGCAGAAGAAGTTCTTCGACACCACCAAGGACTGGGCGGTGGCGCTGCAGGACATCTACGGCGGTGACGACGCGGCCTCGCGCTTGCGCAGTCTCGCGAAGACCAACACCTCCAAGGTCAACCTGTAG